The following proteins come from a genomic window of Ilumatobacter coccineus YM16-304:
- the ppdK gene encoding pyruvate, phosphate dikinase, whose product MRYVYSFDHKHRRPPMEHKDLLGGKGANLAEMSSVLKLPVPPGFTVTTDACRAYMESGWPSDIDDEIARHVAELEATMGRSLGDANDPLLVSVRSGARISMPGMMDTVLNLGLNDKSVKGLAKVTGSKRFAYDSYRRFIAMYANVVMGADADAFEARLADARSATGAATDADIPADALVSLCTDYKKLAKEQTGKAFPQDPYKQLRGAIEAVFASWNGARAVAYRVRENIEHTLGTAVNVQTMVFGNRDERSGTGVGFTRNASTGENKPYGDFLVNAQGEDVVAGIRNTQNLDDMKEVFPEVYDELLDIFVRLERHYTDMCDTEFTIEQGKLWMLQTRIGKRTGVAALKMAVDMTKGTGKGADRWKITREEALQRVTADHLDAVLHPQFDTSGEVVATGLGASPGAAVGAVYFNADDAADAADRGEEVILVRNETSPEDVHGMMVAEGILTVRGGLVSHAAVVARGWGTPAVVGAEAIKIDGKQFTVGSVTVREGDVISLDGSTGEVVVGAMHTADAEPPEEFEILLGWADKVRKGKLAVRANADSGDDAANARRLGAEGIGLCRTEHMFLAPDRLPVVRRMILADTEEEEAAALDELRTVQQADFEEVLEAMDGLPVTIRLLDPPLHEFLPSVEELKIKQASGGLSDQERRELAAAEAWSEHNPMLGTRGVRLGVIKPGLYAMQVRALLDAAAALRKRKKHPIVEIMIPLTVTREELALARSWVQTEVDSALKGMKNKPDITIGTMIETPRAAVRADEIAEAADFFSFGTNDLTQLTFGFSRDDVESRMMPAYLDQGLLKRNPFDTIDQTGVGDLVRLGVERGRSTKKKLKMGVCGEHGGDPESIDLFYRAGLDYVSCSPYRVPIARLSAAQAVIRNR is encoded by the coding sequence ATGCGATATGTCTACAGCTTCGACCACAAGCATCGTCGTCCGCCTATGGAACACAAGGACTTGCTGGGTGGCAAGGGTGCCAATCTCGCCGAGATGAGCAGCGTGCTGAAGCTTCCGGTGCCACCGGGATTCACCGTCACGACCGACGCGTGCCGCGCCTACATGGAGTCGGGTTGGCCGAGCGACATCGACGACGAGATCGCCCGCCACGTCGCGGAACTCGAGGCCACGATGGGTCGGTCGCTCGGCGACGCGAACGACCCGCTCCTCGTGTCGGTCCGCTCGGGAGCACGCATCTCGATGCCGGGCATGATGGACACCGTCTTGAACCTCGGACTCAACGACAAGTCGGTCAAGGGGCTCGCGAAGGTGACCGGCAGCAAGCGGTTCGCCTACGACAGCTACCGCCGGTTCATCGCCATGTACGCGAACGTCGTGATGGGCGCCGACGCCGACGCGTTCGAAGCGAGGCTCGCCGACGCTCGGTCGGCGACCGGTGCGGCGACCGACGCCGACATCCCGGCCGACGCGCTCGTGTCGCTGTGCACCGACTACAAGAAGCTCGCCAAGGAGCAGACCGGCAAGGCGTTCCCACAGGACCCCTACAAGCAGTTGCGCGGTGCGATCGAAGCCGTGTTCGCCTCGTGGAACGGGGCTCGCGCCGTCGCCTACCGAGTCCGCGAGAACATCGAGCACACGCTCGGCACCGCGGTCAACGTGCAGACGATGGTGTTCGGCAACCGTGACGAGCGTTCGGGCACCGGCGTCGGTTTCACCCGCAACGCGTCGACCGGCGAGAACAAGCCGTACGGCGACTTCCTCGTCAACGCACAGGGCGAAGACGTGGTGGCGGGCATTCGCAACACGCAGAACCTCGATGACATGAAAGAGGTCTTCCCCGAGGTCTACGACGAACTGCTCGACATCTTCGTGCGCCTCGAACGGCACTACACCGACATGTGCGACACCGAGTTCACCATCGAGCAGGGCAAGCTCTGGATGCTGCAGACCCGGATCGGCAAACGAACCGGCGTGGCTGCGCTGAAGATGGCCGTCGACATGACGAAGGGGACCGGCAAGGGCGCCGACCGCTGGAAGATCACTCGTGAGGAAGCGCTGCAACGCGTCACCGCCGACCACCTCGACGCCGTGCTGCACCCGCAGTTCGACACGTCCGGCGAAGTGGTGGCCACGGGCCTCGGGGCATCGCCTGGCGCGGCGGTCGGTGCGGTCTACTTCAACGCCGATGATGCCGCCGACGCCGCCGATCGAGGCGAAGAGGTCATCCTCGTCCGCAACGAGACCAGCCCGGAAGACGTGCACGGGATGATGGTCGCCGAGGGCATCCTGACCGTCCGAGGTGGGTTGGTCAGCCATGCTGCCGTCGTCGCCCGCGGTTGGGGCACCCCGGCCGTCGTCGGCGCCGAAGCGATCAAGATCGACGGAAAGCAGTTCACCGTCGGTTCGGTCACGGTCCGCGAGGGTGACGTCATCTCGCTCGACGGCTCGACCGGTGAGGTCGTGGTCGGAGCGATGCACACCGCCGACGCCGAGCCGCCCGAAGAGTTCGAGATCCTGCTCGGATGGGCCGACAAGGTCCGCAAGGGCAAGCTCGCCGTTCGCGCCAACGCCGACTCCGGTGACGATGCAGCCAACGCTCGTCGCCTCGGTGCCGAGGGCATCGGGTTGTGCCGAACCGAGCACATGTTCCTCGCTCCCGATCGTCTGCCGGTCGTGCGCCGGATGATCCTCGCCGACACCGAGGAGGAGGAAGCCGCAGCGCTCGACGAACTCCGCACGGTGCAGCAGGCCGACTTCGAGGAGGTGCTCGAGGCGATGGACGGCCTTCCCGTCACCATCCGGCTGCTCGATCCGCCGCTGCACGAGTTCCTGCCGTCGGTCGAAGAACTGAAGATCAAGCAGGCCTCCGGCGGCCTGAGCGACCAGGAGCGGCGCGAACTCGCCGCCGCCGAGGCGTGGTCGGAGCACAACCCGATGCTCGGCACGCGCGGCGTCCGCCTCGGCGTGATCAAGCCCGGGCTGTACGCCATGCAGGTTCGGGCGCTGCTCGATGCCGCTGCCGCCCTGCGCAAGCGCAAGAAGCACCCGATCGTCGAGATCATGATCCCGCTCACCGTCACGCGCGAGGAGTTGGCGCTCGCTCGTTCGTGGGTACAGACCGAGGTCGACAGCGCACTGAAGGGCATGAAGAACAAGCCCGACATCACGATCGGCACCATGATCGAGACCCCGCGTGCGGCGGTGCGCGCCGACGAGATCGCCGAAGCGGCCGATTTCTTCTCGTTCGGCACCAACGACCTCACGCAGCTCACGTTCGGGTTCAGCCGTGACGACGTCGAGAGCCGGATGATGCCGGCGTACCTCGACCAGGGACTGCTGAAGCGCAACCCCTTCGACACGATCGATCAGACGGGTGTCGGAGACCTCGTGCGGCTGGGCGTGGAGCGTGGCCGGTCGACGAAGAAGAAGCTCAAGATGGGCGTGTGCGGCGAGCACGGCGGCGACCCCGAGTCGATCGATCTGTTCTACCGAGCGGGTCTCGACTACGTGTCGTGCAGCCCGTACCGGGTGCCGATCGCCCGCCTCAGCGCCGCCCAAGCCGTCATCCGCAACCGCTAG
- a CDS encoding TerC family protein: MFAALLAESEGRENLVDLDVAPWQWITLLVIISVMLLVDLLVVHKEAHEVETKEAAIESIVWISCGIAFTGVVAWWFGAAASGEYISGFLIEKSLSIDNVFVWALIMGYFSVPLKYQHRVLFWGIFGALALRAVFIFAGVALIERFEWVLYLFGAFLLYTAAKLVFTDNDHIDPGESKFLKVVHRFVPSTDEFDGQKLFTMKNGKRLATPLFAVLVLIEGTDVIFAVDSVPAVLAVSNEQFIVFASNAFAILGLRALYFLLADMHNRFAFLQQGLAIILAFVGVKMIIAEWYHIPTWLSLTVIAIVLTASIGISLKFTRMQEDSATAGRAFDATPSDSTVDD, encoded by the coding sequence ATGTTCGCTGCGCTGCTTGCCGAATCCGAGGGTCGAGAGAATCTCGTCGACCTCGACGTGGCCCCGTGGCAGTGGATCACGCTGCTCGTCATCATCTCGGTGATGCTGCTCGTCGACCTCCTCGTGGTGCACAAGGAAGCGCACGAGGTCGAGACCAAAGAGGCGGCGATCGAGTCGATCGTCTGGATCAGCTGCGGTATCGCCTTCACCGGCGTGGTCGCCTGGTGGTTCGGCGCGGCGGCGAGCGGCGAGTACATCTCGGGCTTCCTGATCGAGAAGTCGCTGAGCATCGACAACGTCTTCGTGTGGGCGCTGATCATGGGGTACTTCAGCGTGCCGTTGAAGTACCAGCACCGGGTGCTCTTCTGGGGCATCTTCGGTGCGCTGGCACTGCGCGCCGTGTTCATCTTCGCCGGCGTCGCCCTGATCGAGCGCTTCGAGTGGGTGCTGTACCTGTTCGGTGCGTTCCTGCTCTACACGGCAGCGAAGCTGGTGTTCACCGACAACGATCACATCGACCCGGGCGAGTCGAAGTTCTTGAAGGTGGTTCACCGGTTCGTGCCGTCGACCGACGAGTTCGACGGGCAGAAGCTGTTCACGATGAAGAACGGCAAGCGTCTCGCCACGCCGCTGTTCGCGGTCCTCGTGTTGATCGAGGGCACCGACGTGATCTTCGCCGTCGACAGCGTCCCCGCGGTGCTCGCGGTGTCGAACGAACAGTTCATCGTGTTCGCCTCGAACGCGTTCGCCATCCTCGGTCTGCGCGCCCTCTACTTCCTGCTCGCCGACATGCACAACCGATTCGCGTTCCTGCAACAGGGTCTGGCGATCATCCTTGCCTTCGTCGGCGTCAAGATGATCATCGCCGAGTGGTACCACATCCCGACGTGGCTCTCGCTGACGGTGATCGCCATCGTGCTCACCGCATCGATCGGCATCTCGTTGAAGTTCACCCGCATGCAGGAGGACTCGGCCACAGCCGGTCGAGCCTTCGACGCGACGCCGAGCGACAGCACCGTCGACGACTGA
- the dnaG gene encoding DNA primase: MGIADDDIERLRTSVSIVDTVQQYVALKRVGRNWVGLCPFHAEKSGSFNVREEMGRYKCFGCQAGGDVFTFIQEIEHLDFPGAVEHLASKAGIELNYTSTGQSKERARRKRLTEAMGDAVEWYHERLLTSPDARAARDYLRQRGLAGDIARQFKLGWAPDDWDLLARELGQPADVLQDVGLAFRNRRNRMQDSFRARVMFPIFSDSGEALAFGGRILPGSDDPAKYKNSSETTIYSKSKTLYGLNWAKADVAKVDQVVVCEGYTDVIGFHLAGVPRAVATCGTALTEEHVRILKRYASRVVLSFDADAAGQGAAERFYEWEEKHKVEVSVARLPQGKDPGDLALSNPEALAKAIDDPVPFLGFRLQRTLASRPADSPEHRARLAEEAMVVVNEHPNSNVRKLYAGEVATKVGLPVNDMVRLAERGTRRPSIEVKAKSTTGPPENAEFAALVLLVQDWDSIAEWLVEALFYDDANRMAFLALAETGGLQAALEVAPPDARQVLERAAVADLDLDATVEARQLIEAAVRRELRQRQRLIDPVELEQNRVARLEVENLTSADAERSLAAAESLLGWLHRRTEERTDGTS, from the coding sequence ATGGGGATCGCCGACGACGACATCGAACGGTTGCGCACGTCGGTGTCGATCGTCGACACCGTGCAGCAGTACGTCGCCCTCAAGCGGGTCGGCCGCAACTGGGTCGGACTGTGCCCGTTCCACGCCGAGAAATCGGGCTCGTTCAACGTCCGCGAAGAGATGGGGCGCTACAAGTGCTTCGGCTGTCAGGCCGGCGGCGACGTGTTCACGTTCATCCAGGAGATCGAGCATCTCGACTTCCCGGGGGCCGTCGAGCATCTGGCGTCGAAGGCGGGCATCGAACTCAACTACACGAGCACCGGGCAGTCGAAGGAGCGCGCTCGACGCAAGCGGCTCACCGAAGCGATGGGCGACGCGGTCGAGTGGTATCACGAGCGACTGCTGACGAGCCCCGATGCGCGAGCGGCCCGTGACTACCTGCGCCAGCGCGGCCTGGCAGGCGACATCGCTCGCCAGTTCAAGCTGGGCTGGGCCCCCGACGACTGGGATCTGCTGGCACGTGAGCTCGGGCAGCCCGCCGACGTCCTGCAAGACGTCGGTCTCGCGTTCCGCAACCGCCGCAACCGCATGCAGGACTCGTTCCGGGCGCGGGTGATGTTCCCCATCTTCTCCGACTCGGGTGAAGCGTTGGCGTTCGGAGGTCGCATCCTGCCCGGCTCCGACGACCCGGCGAAGTACAAGAACTCGTCGGAGACGACGATCTACTCGAAGTCGAAGACGCTGTACGGCCTCAACTGGGCGAAGGCCGACGTGGCCAAGGTCGACCAGGTCGTGGTGTGCGAGGGCTACACCGACGTCATCGGTTTCCACCTCGCCGGCGTGCCGCGTGCGGTCGCCACCTGTGGCACCGCGCTCACCGAGGAACACGTCCGCATCCTCAAGCGGTACGCGAGCAGGGTGGTGCTGTCGTTCGACGCCGACGCCGCCGGCCAAGGCGCAGCCGAACGCTTCTACGAATGGGAAGAGAAGCACAAGGTGGAGGTGTCGGTCGCCCGTCTCCCGCAGGGCAAAGACCCCGGCGACCTCGCCCTGTCGAACCCCGAGGCGCTGGCGAAGGCGATCGACGACCCGGTCCCGTTCCTCGGTTTCCGGTTGCAGCGCACGCTCGCCTCTCGTCCGGCCGATTCGCCCGAGCACCGGGCACGTCTCGCCGAGGAGGCGATGGTGGTCGTCAACGAGCACCCGAACTCGAACGTGCGCAAGCTGTACGCGGGGGAGGTCGCCACCAAGGTGGGGCTCCCCGTCAACGACATGGTCCGCCTCGCCGAGCGCGGCACGCGCCGACCGTCGATCGAGGTCAAGGCCAAGAGCACCACCGGTCCGCCCGAGAACGCGGAGTTCGCCGCACTGGTGCTGCTGGTGCAGGACTGGGACTCGATCGCAGAGTGGCTCGTCGAGGCGCTGTTCTACGACGATGCGAACCGGATGGCGTTCCTCGCGCTGGCCGAGACCGGTGGCCTGCAGGCCGCCCTCGAGGTGGCACCGCCTGACGCGCGCCAGGTGCTGGAGCGGGCGGCGGTGGCCGATCTCGACCTCGACGCCACCGTCGAAGCCCGCCAGTTGATCGAGGCCGCCGTGCGTCGCGAGCTGCGTCAGCGTCAGCGATTGATCGACCCGGTCGAACTCGAACAGAACCGTGTGGCGCGCCTCGAGGTCGAGAACCTGACCAGCGCTGACGCTGAGCGGTCCCTCGCCGCCGCTGAGTCATTGCTAGGTTGGCTGCACCGCCGCACAGAAGAACGGACCGATGGAACCTCCTGA
- the rpoD gene encoding RNA polymerase sigma factor RpoD, which translates to MEPPDAPHDATNDASSGAPFLGVDDGEWGKLLKKGQASGEVHADQVSHVLRHVELTENVLTDVQTALADQGISIDDAVEHDHDDDTPGLHRSVIDEPADPDDADERLLSRRRKRRTKKQAPRGEGGTADAVRMYLREIGQVDLLTIDDERRLAQLIEEGQVAAGKIDEANEAGKPVEGVEGRMLVRAVNRGERAKSELTQANLRLVVSIAKRYSGRGMQLLDLVQEGNLGLMRAVEKFDYTKGFKFSTYATWWIRQAITRSIADQARTIRIPVHMVEHMNRVTRAKRTMHQELEREPSIEELAERVQLEPDRVRELLRISQDPLSLDSPVGEEDESNLGDFIQDESADSPADAAAKVMLSDAVGEVLNELSEREQEIVRLRFGLDGGQAKTLEEVGKAFGVTRERIRQIEAKTLAKLRHPQRSQRLREFLEVE; encoded by the coding sequence ATGGAACCTCCTGACGCACCACATGACGCAACCAACGATGCGTCGTCAGGCGCGCCATTCCTCGGCGTCGACGACGGTGAGTGGGGCAAGCTCCTCAAGAAGGGGCAGGCCTCGGGCGAAGTGCACGCCGATCAGGTGAGCCACGTGCTGCGTCACGTCGAGCTGACCGAGAACGTGCTCACCGATGTGCAGACGGCGCTCGCCGATCAGGGCATCTCGATCGACGACGCGGTCGAGCACGACCACGACGACGACACGCCGGGGCTTCATCGCTCGGTCATCGACGAGCCGGCCGATCCCGACGACGCCGACGAGCGACTGCTCAGTCGACGCCGCAAACGCCGCACGAAGAAGCAGGCTCCTCGCGGCGAAGGCGGAACCGCCGACGCAGTTCGCATGTATCTGCGTGAGATCGGCCAGGTCGATCTGCTCACCATCGACGACGAGCGCCGCTTGGCGCAGCTCATCGAAGAAGGCCAGGTCGCAGCCGGCAAGATCGACGAGGCGAACGAGGCCGGCAAGCCGGTCGAGGGCGTCGAGGGACGCATGCTCGTGCGGGCGGTCAACCGCGGCGAGCGCGCCAAGAGCGAGTTGACGCAAGCCAACCTGCGGCTCGTGGTGTCGATCGCCAAGCGGTACTCGGGGCGCGGTATGCAACTCCTCGATCTCGTGCAGGAGGGCAACCTCGGTCTGATGCGGGCGGTCGAGAAGTTCGATTACACCAAGGGGTTCAAGTTCTCGACGTACGCAACCTGGTGGATCCGTCAGGCGATCACCCGCTCGATCGCCGATCAGGCCCGCACCATTCGCATCCCGGTGCACATGGTCGAGCACATGAACCGGGTCACACGGGCGAAGCGCACCATGCACCAGGAGCTCGAGCGTGAGCCGTCGATCGAAGAGCTCGCCGAGCGCGTGCAACTCGAACCCGATCGGGTCCGCGAGTTGCTGCGCATCTCACAGGATCCGTTGTCGCTCGACTCGCCGGTCGGGGAGGAAGACGAATCGAACCTGGGTGATTTCATCCAAGACGAGTCTGCCGACAGCCCCGCCGACGCCGCCGCCAAGGTCATGCTGTCGGATGCGGTCGGCGAGGTGCTCAACGAACTGTCGGAGCGGGAGCAGGAGATCGTCCGGCTCCGGTTCGGGCTCGACGGCGGGCAGGCCAAGACCCTCGAAGAGGTCGGCAAGGCGTTCGGCGTGACACGAGAGCGCATCCGCCAGATCGAGGCGAAGACCTTGGCGAAGCTGCGTCATCCGCAGCGCAGTCAACGCCTCCGCGAGTTTCTCGAAGTCGAGTAG